One genomic segment of Lysobacter sp. 5GHs7-4 includes these proteins:
- a CDS encoding zinc ribbon domain-containing protein, giving the protein MSSFRCLKCNGESCTVGELRAAGGLVSSVLDVSTNKFKYVSCETCGYTEFYRADLSSGAKIFDFLVG; this is encoded by the coding sequence ATGTCGTCGTTTCGCTGCCTCAAATGCAATGGCGAGTCCTGCACGGTAGGCGAATTGCGCGCGGCGGGCGGCCTGGTGTCGTCCGTGCTGGACGTGTCCACCAACAAGTTCAAATACGTCAGCTGCGAGACCTGCGGCTATACCGAGTTCTACCGCGCCGATCTGTCGTCTGGCGCCAAGATCTTCGACTTCCTGGTGGGGTGA
- a CDS encoding GFA family protein, producing the protein MGDGVDDAAPGAVELHGGCHCGALRLVYRTALAPADTAPRACDCSYCRMHGAAYVSDPAGALTIRVSDPQCLRSYRQGSEAALFRLCGRCGVLVAVTYAQDGRDYAAVNAGCLDNRDEFAAWVPASPQRLSREQKIGRWTQLWVPEVRWEELPG; encoded by the coding sequence ATGGGCGACGGCGTCGACGATGCGGCGCCAGGCGCCGTCGAGCTTCACGGCGGCTGCCACTGCGGCGCGTTGCGGCTGGTGTACCGCACGGCCTTGGCGCCGGCCGACACCGCGCCGCGCGCTTGCGATTGCAGCTACTGCCGCATGCACGGCGCGGCCTATGTGTCCGATCCCGCCGGCGCGCTGACGATCCGCGTGTCGGACCCGCAATGCCTGCGGTCCTACCGCCAGGGCTCGGAAGCGGCGCTGTTCCGCCTCTGCGGCCGCTGCGGCGTGCTGGTGGCGGTGACCTACGCCCAGGACGGACGCGACTACGCGGCGGTGAACGCCGGCTGCCTCGATAATCGCGACGAGTTCGCCGCCTGGGTACCGGCCTCGCCGCAGCGCTTGAGCCGCGAACAGAAGATCGGCCGCTGGACGCAGCTGTGGGTGCCAGAGGTACGGTGGGAGGAGCTGCCCGGTTGA
- a CDS encoding phosphodiester glycosidase family protein, producing the protein MKAGFLLALAAFFGFAHAREPHYTVMPVDTRRDDLRLFLDDERGQPLHRLKRLEAWLKPQGKRLRFAMNAGMYEPDYSPVGLYVADGRERAPLNLAEGEGNFYLKPNGVFLVGADGPKVVESSQYPALAAGVRLATQSGPLLLHHGTVHPRFDPASKSRQIRNGVGVRGDIAYFVISDNPVTLYEFALYFRDTLQCSDALYLDGAISGLYAPALRRYDSGPKLGPMIGVVE; encoded by the coding sequence ATGAAAGCAGGCTTCCTACTCGCGCTGGCCGCGTTCTTCGGTTTCGCGCACGCACGCGAGCCGCACTACACCGTGATGCCGGTGGACACGCGCCGCGACGACCTGCGCCTGTTCCTCGACGACGAGCGCGGCCAGCCGCTGCACCGCCTCAAGCGCCTGGAGGCGTGGCTGAAACCGCAGGGCAAGCGCCTGCGTTTCGCCATGAACGCCGGCATGTACGAACCCGACTACTCGCCGGTGGGCCTGTATGTGGCCGATGGCCGCGAGCGGGCGCCGCTGAATCTGGCCGAGGGCGAGGGCAACTTCTACCTCAAGCCCAACGGCGTGTTCCTGGTCGGCGCGGACGGGCCGAAAGTGGTCGAGTCCTCGCAGTATCCGGCGCTGGCCGCGGGCGTGCGGCTGGCCACCCAATCCGGGCCGTTGCTGCTGCATCACGGAACCGTCCATCCGCGTTTCGATCCGGCCTCGAAGTCGCGCCAGATCCGCAACGGCGTCGGTGTGCGCGGCGACATCGCCTACTTCGTGATCAGCGACAACCCGGTGACCCTGTACGAGTTCGCGCTGTATTTCCGCGACACGCTCCAGTGTTCGGACGCCTTGTACCTGGACGGCGCGATCTCGGGCCTGTACGCGCCCGCGCTGCGCCGTTACGACTCCGGCCCCAAGCTCGGGCCGATGATAGGCGTGGTCGAGTAA
- a CDS encoding DUF488 family protein: MAVRIVRLGSPRTPGEGLRIGTVRRPPRGVPKSEFARQDWYDVWFPNLAPSAETVKQALDAQTPAQWNAFVRKYKAEMAAPDASHALQLLASLSLDSDFSVGCYCEDEARCHRSVLRTLLEERGAKLA; this comes from the coding sequence ATGGCCGTACGTATCGTCAGACTCGGCAGCCCGCGCACGCCCGGCGAAGGCCTGCGCATCGGTACCGTGCGGCGGCCGCCGCGCGGCGTGCCCAAGAGCGAATTCGCGCGCCAGGACTGGTACGACGTCTGGTTCCCGAACCTCGCGCCCAGCGCCGAGACCGTCAAGCAGGCCCTGGACGCGCAGACGCCGGCGCAATGGAACGCGTTCGTGCGCAAGTACAAGGCCGAGATGGCCGCGCCGGACGCCAGCCACGCGCTGCAACTGCTGGCGTCGCTGTCCCTGGACAGCGACTTCTCGGTCGGCTGCTATTGCGAGGACGAGGCGCGCTGCCACCGGTCGGTGCTGCGGACGTTGCTGGAGGAGCGCGGCGCCAAGCTGGCCTGA
- a CDS encoding CTP synthase, protein MTPLIFVTGGVVSSLGKGIAAASLAAILEARGLRVTMMKLDPYINVDPGTMSPFQHGEVYVTDDGAETDLDLGHYERYLRTRLSRKNSITTGRIYENVIRKERRGDYLGGTVQVIPHITDEIKRCIVEATEGFDVALVEVGGTVGDIESLPFLEAIRQLRTERGPEYALFMHLTLVPFIAAAGELKTKPTQHSVKELRSIGIQPDVLLCRSEQPLPDSERRKIALFTNVPERAVISAVDLDNIYKLPQWFHEQGLDAIVLERLRLDSGPADLREWHEVVDASEHPVDEVTIAVVGKYIDHQDAYKSLAEALKHGGLRQRTKVKLKWLESSEIERDGIESLKDVDGILVPGGFGDRGFEGKVATAKYARENAVPYFGICYGMQAAVVDYARHVAGLDGANSTENDKASAHPVIGLITEWRTATGEVERRSEDSDLGGTMRLGLQDQRIKPGTLARELYGKDVVGERHRHRYEFNNRYRTQLEDAGLVIAAKSMDDLLVEMVELPKSQHPWFLACQAHPEFLSTPRDGHPLFIGFVRAAREAKAGGKLLKEVRG, encoded by the coding sequence ATGACTCCCCTGATTTTCGTCACCGGCGGCGTGGTGTCCTCGCTAGGCAAGGGCATTGCGGCAGCCTCGTTGGCGGCCATCCTCGAAGCGCGCGGCCTGCGCGTGACGATGATGAAGCTCGACCCCTACATCAACGTCGATCCGGGCACCATGAGCCCGTTCCAGCACGGCGAGGTCTACGTCACCGACGACGGCGCCGAGACCGACCTGGACCTGGGCCATTACGAGCGCTACCTGCGCACCCGGCTCAGCCGCAAGAACTCGATCACCACCGGCCGCATCTACGAGAACGTGATCCGCAAGGAGCGCCGCGGCGACTACCTGGGCGGCACCGTGCAGGTGATCCCGCACATCACCGACGAGATCAAGCGCTGCATCGTCGAGGCCACCGAAGGCTTCGACGTGGCCCTGGTCGAGGTCGGCGGCACGGTCGGCGACATCGAGTCGCTGCCGTTCCTGGAGGCGATTCGCCAGCTGCGCACCGAGCGCGGCCCGGAGTACGCGCTGTTCATGCATCTGACCTTGGTGCCGTTTATCGCCGCCGCCGGCGAGCTCAAGACCAAGCCGACCCAGCATTCGGTCAAGGAACTGCGCTCCATCGGCATCCAGCCCGACGTGCTGCTGTGCCGCAGCGAGCAGCCGCTGCCCGACAGCGAGCGCCGCAAGATCGCGCTGTTCACCAACGTGCCCGAGCGCGCGGTGATCTCGGCGGTGGATCTGGACAACATCTACAAGCTGCCGCAGTGGTTCCACGAGCAGGGCCTGGATGCGATCGTGCTGGAGCGCCTGCGTCTGGACTCCGGCCCGGCCGATCTGCGCGAATGGCACGAAGTGGTGGACGCGTCCGAGCATCCGGTCGACGAGGTGACGATTGCGGTGGTCGGCAAGTACATCGATCACCAGGACGCCTACAAGTCGCTGGCCGAAGCGCTCAAGCACGGCGGCCTGCGCCAGCGTACCAAGGTCAAGCTGAAGTGGCTGGAATCCAGCGAGATCGAGCGCGACGGCATCGAGTCGCTGAAGGATGTCGACGGCATCCTGGTGCCCGGCGGCTTCGGCGACCGCGGCTTCGAGGGCAAGGTCGCCACGGCCAAATATGCGCGCGAAAACGCCGTGCCGTATTTCGGCATCTGCTACGGCATGCAGGCGGCGGTGGTCGATTACGCACGCCACGTCGCCGGCCTGGACGGCGCCAACAGCACCGAGAACGACAAGGCCAGCGCGCATCCGGTGATCGGCCTGATCACCGAGTGGCGCACCGCCACCGGCGAGGTCGAGCGCCGCAGCGAGGACAGCGACCTGGGCGGCACCATGCGCCTGGGCCTGCAGGATCAGCGCATCAAGCCGGGCACGCTGGCGCGCGAGCTGTACGGTAAGGACGTGGTCGGCGAGCGTCACCGCCATCGCTACGAGTTCAACAACCGCTACCGCACCCAGCTCGAGGACGCCGGCCTGGTGATCGCGGCCAAGTCCATGGACGACCTGCTGGTGGAGATGGTCGAGCTGCCCAAGTCGCAGCACCCGTGGTTCCTGGCCTGCCAGGCGCATCCGGAATTCCTGTCGACGCCGCGCGATGGCCACCCGCTGTTCATCGGTTTCGTGCGCGCCGCGCGCGAGGCCAAGGCTGGCGGCAAGCTGTTGAAGGAAGTGCGGGGATGA
- the kdsA gene encoding 3-deoxy-8-phosphooctulonate synthase, which translates to MKLCGFDVGLDQPFFLIAGPCVIESMQLQLDVAGQLKEITGELGIPFIFKSSFDKANRTSATSFRGPGMEEGLKVLAEVKRQLDLPVLTDVHEYTPMDEVASVVDVLQTPAFLCRQTDFIQNVARAGKPVNIKKGQFLSPWEMKHVTAKAKAVGNEQIMACERGASFGYNNLVSDMRSLSVMRDTGCPVVFDATHSVQLPGGMDGKSGGQREFVPVLARAAMAVGISGIFMETHPRPEEALSDGPNAVPLPKMRALLETLVELDRITKKNGFLESSF; encoded by the coding sequence ATGAAGCTCTGCGGTTTTGACGTCGGCCTGGATCAACCGTTCTTTCTGATCGCCGGTCCCTGCGTGATCGAGTCGATGCAGTTGCAGCTCGACGTGGCCGGACAGCTCAAGGAGATCACCGGCGAGCTCGGCATTCCCTTCATCTTCAAGTCCAGCTTCGACAAGGCCAACCGCACCTCGGCGACGAGTTTCCGCGGCCCGGGCATGGAGGAAGGCCTGAAGGTGCTGGCCGAGGTCAAGCGCCAGCTCGATCTGCCGGTGCTGACCGACGTGCACGAATACACGCCGATGGACGAGGTCGCCTCGGTCGTCGACGTGTTGCAGACCCCGGCCTTCCTGTGCCGGCAGACCGATTTCATCCAGAACGTGGCGCGCGCCGGCAAGCCGGTCAATATCAAGAAGGGCCAGTTCCTGTCGCCCTGGGAGATGAAGCACGTCACCGCCAAGGCCAAGGCCGTCGGCAACGAACAGATCATGGCCTGCGAGCGCGGCGCCAGCTTCGGCTACAACAACCTGGTCAGCGACATGCGCTCGCTGTCGGTGATGCGCGACACCGGCTGTCCGGTGGTGTTCGACGCGACCCATTCGGTGCAGTTGCCTGGCGGCATGGACGGCAAGTCCGGCGGCCAGCGCGAGTTCGTGCCGGTGCTGGCGCGCGCGGCGATGGCGGTGGGCATTTCCGGCATCTTCATGGAAACCCATCCGCGCCCCGAGGAGGCTTTGTCCGACGGCCCCAACGCGGTGCCGCTGCCGAAGATGCGCGCGCTGCTGGAGACGCTGGTCGAGCTGGACCGCATCACCAAGAAGAACGGCTTCCTCGAGAGTTCGTTCTGA